A stretch of the Medicago truncatula cultivar Jemalong A17 chromosome 5, MtrunA17r5.0-ANR, whole genome shotgun sequence genome encodes the following:
- the LOC11431150 gene encoding LOB domain-containing protein 12, whose translation MGGNSPCASCKLLRRRCTKDCTFAPYFPSHEPQKFAIVHKVFGASNVSKMLQELPVHQRADAVNSLVYEANARVRDPVYGCVGAISYLQNQVSELQMQLAVAQAEILCIQMQNEQVIPTPQINQDQKSYYIQDELTQYLNYGSSSSNNVIHDSLKRENNMYGHDMVS comes from the exons atgggtGGAAATTCACCATGTGCTTCATGCAAGCTTCTGAGAAGAAGATGCACAAAAGATTGCACCTTTGCTCCTTATTTTCCTTCTCATGAACCCCAAAAATTTGCCATAGTTCACAAGGTTTTTGGTGCTAGCAATGTTAGCAAAATGTTGCAG GAGCTTCCAGTTCACCAAAGAGCAGATGCAGTAAACAGTTTAGTCTATGAAGCAAATGCAAGAGTGAGGGATCCAGTTTATGGCTGTGTTGGAGCAATATCTTACTTGCAAAATCAAGTTTCTGAGCTTCAAATGCAACTTGCAGTTGCTCAAGCAGAGATACTATGCATCCAGATGCAAAATGAGCAAGTTATTCCAACACCACAAATCAACCAAGATCAGAAATCATACTATATCCAAGATGAACTCACTCAGTACCTTAATTACGGTTCTTCTTCTAGTAATAATGTAATTCATGATTCTCTTAAGAGAGAGAATAATATGTATGGACATGATATGGTTTCTTGA